One genomic region from Actinocatenispora thailandica encodes:
- the eccCa gene encoding type VII secretion protein EccCa produces the protein MSVDTVRRRGRRVALPAPPTGEIGLQSPPVLPRGSGQGGMQLLFMLPMMLGMGAMSFVYIGRSGGVMTYLFGALYAGAMIGMLVMSFSRGGMAKKAQINNERRDYLRYLAGLRGQVHKVATAQTAAALAGAPDPADLWTIVDTERLWERGRDDADFCRVRIGTGPQRLATPLRAPQTAPLEDLDPLCSTSLRHFIRAYATVPGLPVAISLRAFHSVLLSGDRAESLDLARSLLAELAVFHAPDDLRIAIAAPTDRWSDWAWTKWLPHTHAAGAADAAGPVRLCADDPARLAELLGADLGERPAFGHRSANELPHVLLVVDDATAAAAPFDGALGGVTVLRVGAPLDEEAPSIPGVLRLLLTDGRVGMVTDDGVAFAGDADHLDAASAEALARLLTRRHVGTPVRDDLPLSATFGLADLIGIGDPRRLDPAVTWSSRTAGNRLRIPLGIDPDGRPVELDLKESAENGMGPHGLVIGATGSGKSELLRTLVSGLAVTHSSETLNLALIDFKGGATFAGMSGLPHTCAVITNLADELPLVDRMADALRGELVRRQELLRAAGNFASVRDYERARAGGADLKPLPSLLVIIDEFSELLHDRPEFIDLFVMIGRLGRSLGIHLLLASQRLEEGRLRGLDSHLSYRIGLRTFSASESRAVLGVPDAYELPPVPGSAYLKVDTATLIRFKAAYVSGELPPLDGGDAHTGPAPVHRALPFTLARVPEPEALPAPDTGPRHAAPTGAAPAGETILDAMVAALVGKGPAAHQIWLPPLAEPPSMDGLLPPLSVDPERGLCPAGWAGNGRLTVPVAIVDKPFEQRRDLLWADLSGQAGNAIVVGAPQAGKSTLLRSLLTALALTHTPAEVQFFVLDFGGGALAAMAGLPHVSGAAARVDVERCRRIVAELTALLAEREALFAEHRIDSMASFRRRRGELRGADGREFGDVFLFVDGWMTLRQEYEPLEQQITTLAARGLGFGIHVVLSANRWMEVRPQLRDVIGTRFELRLGDPSDSGIDRRAAENVPKAAPGRGLTAEKLHFLTALPRLDGKSTVDDLTDGAADLVARVRAAWPGEPAPPVRLLPRRFGIDVLPAPASLPGRTIPIGVGESDLGPVGIDLSAEPHFVLFGDTESGKSNLLRLIGRGITERYTPAEAAVLVVDYRHGLLDAVGGDHLMSYAAAEPTLAGVVGEVQQAMQARLPGPDVRPEQLRDRSWWSGPDLFVLVDDYDLVAVSGRNPLAPLLEFVPLARDIGLHLILARHAGGASKALYEPIMGRIRELGSPGLLLSGAKDEGVILGDVKMSAQPPGRGTLVRRRFAPELIQLALLDG, from the coding sequence ATGAGCGTCGATACCGTACGGCGCCGGGGTCGGCGGGTCGCGCTGCCGGCGCCGCCGACCGGGGAGATCGGGCTGCAGTCGCCGCCGGTGCTGCCGCGCGGGTCCGGTCAGGGTGGCATGCAGCTGCTGTTCATGCTGCCGATGATGCTCGGCATGGGCGCCATGTCGTTCGTCTACATCGGACGGTCCGGCGGCGTGATGACCTACCTGTTCGGCGCGCTGTACGCCGGGGCCATGATCGGCATGCTGGTGATGTCGTTCTCCCGCGGCGGGATGGCGAAGAAGGCACAGATCAACAACGAACGGCGGGACTACCTGCGCTACCTCGCCGGGCTTCGCGGCCAGGTGCACAAGGTCGCCACCGCGCAGACCGCGGCGGCGCTGGCCGGCGCACCCGACCCGGCCGACCTGTGGACGATCGTGGACACCGAACGGCTGTGGGAGCGCGGCCGGGACGACGCGGACTTCTGCCGGGTGCGCATCGGCACCGGGCCGCAACGGCTCGCCACCCCGCTGCGGGCGCCGCAGACCGCGCCGCTGGAGGACCTCGACCCGCTGTGCTCGACCTCGCTGCGCCACTTCATCCGGGCGTACGCGACGGTGCCGGGGCTGCCCGTCGCGATCTCGCTGCGCGCGTTCCACTCGGTGCTGCTGTCCGGCGACCGGGCCGAGTCGCTCGACCTGGCCCGGTCGCTGCTCGCCGAACTCGCCGTCTTCCACGCCCCGGACGACCTGCGCATCGCGATCGCCGCGCCCACCGACCGGTGGTCGGACTGGGCCTGGACCAAGTGGCTGCCGCACACCCACGCGGCCGGCGCCGCCGACGCCGCCGGCCCGGTCCGGCTCTGCGCCGACGATCCGGCCCGGCTGGCCGAGCTGCTCGGCGCCGACCTGGGCGAGCGGCCGGCGTTCGGACACCGGTCCGCGAACGAGCTGCCGCACGTGCTGCTGGTGGTCGACGACGCGACCGCGGCGGCGGCGCCGTTCGACGGCGCGCTCGGCGGCGTCACCGTGCTGCGGGTCGGCGCGCCGCTGGACGAGGAGGCGCCGTCGATCCCGGGGGTGCTGCGGCTGCTGCTGACCGACGGCCGGGTCGGCATGGTCACCGACGACGGCGTCGCGTTCGCCGGCGACGCCGACCACCTGGACGCCGCGTCGGCGGAGGCGCTGGCCCGGCTGCTGACCCGGCGGCACGTCGGTACCCCGGTCCGCGACGACCTGCCGCTGTCGGCCACCTTCGGGCTCGCCGACCTGATCGGCATCGGCGACCCGCGGCGGCTCGACCCCGCCGTGACCTGGAGTTCTCGTACCGCGGGGAACCGGCTGCGGATCCCGCTGGGCATCGACCCGGACGGCCGACCGGTCGAGCTGGACCTGAAGGAGTCGGCGGAGAACGGGATGGGCCCGCACGGGCTGGTCATCGGCGCCACCGGGTCGGGCAAGAGCGAGCTGCTGCGTACCCTCGTGTCCGGCCTGGCGGTGACGCACTCGTCGGAGACGCTGAACCTGGCGCTGATCGACTTCAAGGGCGGTGCCACGTTCGCCGGCATGTCCGGGCTGCCGCACACCTGCGCGGTGATCACCAACCTGGCCGACGAGCTGCCGCTGGTGGACCGGATGGCGGACGCGCTGCGCGGCGAGCTGGTGCGCCGGCAGGAACTGCTGCGGGCGGCCGGCAACTTCGCCTCGGTGCGCGACTACGAGCGGGCCCGCGCCGGTGGGGCCGACCTCAAGCCGCTGCCGTCGCTGCTGGTGATCATCGACGAGTTCAGCGAGCTGCTGCACGACCGGCCGGAGTTCATCGACCTGTTCGTGATGATCGGCCGGCTCGGCCGGTCGCTCGGCATCCACCTGCTGCTCGCCTCCCAGCGGCTGGAGGAGGGCCGGCTGCGTGGCCTGGACTCGCACCTGTCGTACCGGATCGGGCTGCGCACCTTCTCCGCGTCGGAGTCGCGCGCGGTGCTCGGCGTGCCCGACGCGTACGAGCTGCCGCCGGTGCCCGGCTCGGCCTACCTCAAGGTCGACACGGCCACCCTGATCCGGTTCAAGGCGGCGTACGTGTCCGGCGAGCTGCCGCCGCTGGATGGCGGAGACGCGCACACCGGGCCGGCGCCGGTGCACCGGGCGCTGCCGTTCACCCTGGCCCGGGTGCCCGAACCGGAGGCGCTGCCGGCACCGGACACCGGACCGCGGCACGCGGCGCCCACCGGTGCCGCGCCGGCCGGCGAGACGATCCTGGACGCGATGGTCGCCGCGCTGGTGGGCAAGGGCCCGGCGGCACACCAGATCTGGCTGCCGCCGCTGGCCGAGCCGCCGAGCATGGACGGCCTGCTGCCGCCGCTGTCGGTCGACCCGGAGCGCGGCCTGTGCCCGGCCGGCTGGGCCGGCAACGGCCGGCTGACGGTGCCGGTGGCGATCGTGGACAAGCCGTTCGAGCAGCGCCGCGACCTGCTCTGGGCCGACCTGTCCGGGCAGGCCGGCAACGCGATCGTGGTGGGCGCACCGCAGGCCGGCAAGTCGACCCTGCTGCGCAGCCTGCTGACCGCGCTGGCACTCACCCACACCCCCGCCGAGGTGCAGTTCTTCGTGCTGGACTTCGGTGGCGGCGCGCTCGCCGCGATGGCCGGGCTGCCGCACGTGTCCGGTGCCGCCGCCCGGGTCGACGTGGAACGCTGCCGTCGGATCGTGGCCGAGCTGACCGCGCTGCTCGCCGAGCGGGAGGCGCTGTTCGCCGAGCACCGGATCGACTCGATGGCCTCGTTCCGGCGCCGGCGGGGCGAGCTGCGGGGCGCCGACGGGCGCGAGTTCGGCGACGTGTTCCTGTTCGTGGACGGCTGGATGACGCTGCGCCAGGAGTACGAGCCGTTGGAGCAGCAGATCACCACGCTCGCCGCCCGCGGTCTCGGCTTCGGCATCCACGTGGTGCTGTCCGCGAACCGCTGGATGGAGGTCCGGCCGCAGCTGCGCGACGTCATCGGTACCCGGTTCGAGCTGCGGCTGGGCGACCCGTCCGACTCCGGCATCGACCGGCGGGCCGCGGAGAACGTACCGAAGGCGGCCCCCGGACGCGGGCTGACCGCCGAGAAGCTGCACTTCCTCACCGCGCTGCCACGGCTGGACGGGAAGTCCACGGTGGACGACCTGACCGACGGCGCGGCCGACCTGGTCGCCCGGGTGCGCGCGGCATGGCCCGGCGAGCCGGCACCGCCGGTACGGCTGCTGCCGCGCCGGTTCGGCATCGACGTGCTGCCGGCGCCGGCGAGCCTGCCCGGCCGGACGATCCCGATCGGGGTCGGCGAGTCCGACCTCGGCCCGGTGGGCATCGACCTGTCCGCCGAGCCGCACTTCGTGCTGTTCGGCGACACCGAGTCGGGCAAGTCGAACCTGCTGCGGCTGATCGGCCGGGGCATCACCGAGCGCTACACCCCGGCCGAGGCGGCGGTACTGGTGGTCGACTACCGGCACGGCCTGCTCGACGCGGTCGGCGGCGACCACCTGATGTCGTACGCGGCGGCCGAGCCGACGCTCGCCGGGGTGGTGGGCGAGGTGCAGCAGGCGATGCAGGCCCGGCTGCCCGGCCCGGACGTCCGCCCGGAGCAGCTGCGGGACCGCTCCTGGTGGTCCGGGCCGGACCTGTTCGTCCTGGTCGACGACTACGACCTGGTGGCGGTGTCGGGCCGCAACCCGCTCGCCCCGCTGCTGGAGTTCGTCCCGCTGGCCCGCGACATCGGCCTGCACCTGATCCTCGCCCGGCACGCCGGCGGTGCGTCGAAGGCGCTGTACGAGCCGATCATGGGGCGGATCCGGGAACTCGGCAGCCCCGGCCTGCTGCTGTCCGGGGCCAAGGACGAGGGCGTCATCCTGGGCGACGTGAAGATGTCCGCCCAGCCGCCCGGGCGCGGCACGCTGGTCCGCCGGCGGTTCGCCCCGGAGCTGATCCAGCTGGCGCTGTTGGACGGCTGA
- a CDS encoding WXG100 family type VII secretion target, whose amino-acid sequence MDGQYQASPEAMRATVGNVSAILVQAINALHDLSALMVEPESFATLGSAVATANTELQGQQIVAVRSLLDLLGDTADSVRRSADGYDQADQQVAAGYSGGSSPLWHDGTAAQLAGQAVGDSAGATGTPHSVDTVLGYLSDSGMGELSYRPAPTGRFADAADFADWLDGDPDHQSRLGVIGVYSGQAGGLADVPGVARGDVVIAAPAGGATGPSIIGVAGGDGQLYNHGPVGPDLPDESLVRVYRPLA is encoded by the coding sequence GTGGACGGCCAGTACCAGGCGTCGCCGGAGGCGATGCGCGCCACCGTCGGTAACGTCAGTGCGATCCTGGTGCAGGCCATCAACGCGCTGCACGACCTGTCGGCGTTGATGGTCGAGCCGGAGTCGTTCGCGACGCTCGGCTCGGCGGTCGCCACCGCCAATACCGAACTGCAGGGCCAGCAGATCGTCGCGGTCCGTTCGCTGCTGGATCTGTTGGGTGACACCGCGGATTCGGTGCGGCGCAGCGCCGACGGCTACGACCAGGCCGACCAGCAGGTGGCCGCCGGATACTCCGGCGGGTCCTCGCCGCTGTGGCACGACGGCACGGCCGCGCAGCTCGCCGGGCAGGCGGTGGGCGACAGCGCCGGCGCCACCGGTACCCCGCACTCGGTCGACACCGTGCTCGGCTACCTGTCCGACAGCGGGATGGGCGAGCTGAGCTACCGGCCGGCGCCGACCGGCCGGTTCGCCGACGCGGCCGACTTCGCCGACTGGCTCGACGGCGACCCGGACCACCAGTCCCGGCTCGGCGTGATCGGGGTGTACAGCGGGCAGGCGGGTGGCCTGGCCGACGTACCGGGCGTGGCCCGCGGCGACGTGGTGATCGCCGCCCCCGCCGGCGGCGCCACCGGCCCGTCGATCATCGGCGTCGCCGGTGGCGACGGCCAGCTCTACAACCACGGTCCGGTCGGCCCGGACCTTCCGGACGAAAGCCTGGTCCGCGTGTACCGACCACTTGCCTGA
- a CDS encoding WXG100 family type VII secretion target gives MTAFPNSSAMDATAAGGGPITMLPLIVTGQPAQILQHVTEVLGKATQFVSLLEDLDKARKQLGEIWSGHASESALTKIAESLQQFEKIIKAIQDGAKLLQEAAQLVQTVQTAYRSIVSAVNPTVAALMSNPWTHAAARALSTATSGTLRSFIQAIGQLLNALGVTKLGTVLTDLGTVIGALQQLFGGGSAATGGAVSGSGVSASPVTAPGTVTTVASGTGQQAIAGGVGTAGLPTMTPVTGTTAATGLQGLLNVPGQVTSGVTAGLGLGATGLGTSGVPSWLTGYNPTALAGTGGADDSWIPVDGNGDAGGTDTGSAGDAGSGDAGSGDSGSSDGGSGDGGTTTTGSGDVHDTTITATKGDLSVTVEVPVEQGHATGIDLNVSSGSESIAEHVDIDANGAVSVS, from the coding sequence GTGACCGCGTTTCCGAACTCCAGCGCGATGGATGCCACCGCGGCCGGCGGCGGCCCCATCACGATGCTGCCGCTGATCGTCACCGGCCAACCCGCGCAGATCCTGCAGCACGTGACCGAGGTGCTGGGCAAGGCGACCCAGTTCGTCTCGCTGTTGGAGGACCTGGACAAGGCCCGCAAGCAGCTGGGTGAGATCTGGTCCGGGCACGCCTCGGAGAGCGCGCTGACCAAGATCGCCGAGTCGCTGCAGCAGTTCGAGAAGATCATCAAGGCGATCCAGGACGGCGCCAAGCTGCTCCAGGAGGCCGCGCAGCTGGTGCAGACGGTGCAGACCGCGTACCGGTCGATCGTCTCCGCGGTCAACCCGACGGTCGCCGCGCTGATGTCGAACCCGTGGACGCACGCCGCCGCGCGCGCCCTGTCCACCGCGACCTCCGGCACCCTGCGCTCGTTCATCCAGGCCATCGGGCAGCTGCTGAACGCCCTCGGGGTGACCAAGCTCGGCACCGTACTGACCGACCTCGGCACCGTGATCGGCGCGCTGCAGCAGCTGTTCGGCGGCGGTTCGGCAGCCACCGGCGGCGCGGTGTCCGGCTCCGGCGTCTCCGCCTCGCCGGTCACCGCGCCGGGCACGGTGACCACGGTCGCCTCCGGTACCGGCCAGCAGGCGATCGCCGGCGGCGTCGGCACCGCCGGGCTGCCGACGATGACCCCGGTCACCGGGACCACCGCGGCGACCGGGCTGCAGGGGCTGCTCAACGTGCCCGGCCAGGTCACCAGCGGCGTCACCGCCGGCCTCGGACTCGGCGCGACCGGCCTGGGCACGAGCGGGGTGCCGTCCTGGCTGACCGGGTACAACCCGACCGCGCTCGCCGGCACCGGCGGCGCGGACGACAGCTGGATCCCGGTCGACGGCAACGGCGACGCCGGTGGCACCGACACCGGCTCCGCCGGCGATGCCGGCAGCGGTGATGCCGGGAGCGGTGACTCCGGCAGCTCCGACGGCGGGAGCGGCGACGGCGGGACGACCACGACCGGCTCCGGCGACGTGCACGACACCACGATCACCGCGACCAAGGGCGACCTGTCGGTGACCGTCGAGGTACCGGTCGAGCAGGGCCACGCCACCGGCATCGACCTGAACGTCTCGTCCGGCTCGGAGTCGATCGCCGAGCACGTCGACATCGACGCGAACGGTGCGGTGAGCGTGTCGTGA